From the genome of Paraburkholderia aromaticivorans, one region includes:
- a CDS encoding THUMP domain-containing class I SAM-dependent RNA methyltransferase, producing MSFDFFLPCPRGLEASLAAELAEIAAQHLNGAPFTAGAQVPGGVHFRGGWAAGMAANLYSRLASRVLLKIAHRPYRSEQDIYALAVEQRWEQWFSANETLRVDVTAIKSPLRSLEFTTLRVKDAICDRLREVSGARPSIDTAMPDVRVFAFLTATDCTLYLDTSGDPLFKRGWRLDKGAAPLRENLAAGILRLTGWTAGTPLYDPMCGSGTFLAEAAQVALNIAPGAERRFGFEKLKQYEAKTWQTLKAAALDAKHAARSSRADLQIFGSDISGDMLDKARANFQRAGLPSIPLKQIDARNMTPPTSAPGILVANPPYGERIEVRGRNARGELREGRGNRDNREDDGFRRAQEETPDSEFFQSLGDALKQRFTGWHAFILTSDRKLPGQLRLRESTKTPLFNGALECRLFRFDLIAGSVRQRPQTDTPAA from the coding sequence ATGTCCTTCGATTTCTTCCTCCCTTGCCCGCGCGGCCTTGAAGCTTCGCTTGCGGCTGAACTCGCCGAAATTGCCGCCCAGCACCTGAACGGCGCGCCGTTCACGGCCGGCGCACAAGTGCCGGGCGGCGTGCATTTCCGCGGAGGCTGGGCTGCCGGCATGGCCGCCAACCTGTATTCGCGCCTCGCGAGCCGCGTGCTGCTGAAAATCGCGCATCGTCCGTATCGCAGCGAGCAGGATATTTACGCGCTCGCGGTCGAACAGCGCTGGGAGCAATGGTTCTCGGCGAACGAAACGCTGCGGGTGGACGTCACCGCGATCAAGTCGCCGCTGCGCAGCCTGGAATTCACCACGCTGCGCGTGAAAGACGCGATCTGCGACCGTCTGCGCGAAGTCAGCGGCGCGCGTCCGAGCATCGATACCGCCATGCCGGACGTGCGCGTGTTCGCGTTTCTCACCGCCACCGACTGCACGCTGTATCTCGACACCTCGGGCGACCCGCTCTTCAAGCGCGGCTGGCGTCTCGACAAGGGCGCGGCGCCGCTGCGCGAGAATCTGGCCGCGGGCATTCTGCGTCTGACCGGCTGGACCGCCGGCACGCCCCTGTACGACCCCATGTGCGGCAGCGGCACGTTCCTCGCCGAAGCCGCGCAGGTCGCGCTGAATATCGCGCCGGGCGCGGAACGCCGCTTCGGCTTCGAAAAACTCAAGCAATACGAAGCCAAGACCTGGCAAACGCTGAAGGCCGCTGCGCTCGACGCAAAGCACGCCGCACGCAGTTCGCGCGCCGATCTGCAAATCTTCGGCAGCGATATTTCCGGCGACATGCTCGACAAGGCGCGCGCCAACTTCCAGCGTGCCGGCTTGCCGTCGATTCCGCTCAAGCAGATCGACGCGCGCAACATGACGCCGCCCACGTCCGCCCCGGGCATTCTCGTGGCCAACCCGCCCTATGGCGAACGGATCGAAGTGCGCGGACGCAATGCGCGCGGCGAACTTCGCGAGGGCCGCGGCAATCGCGACAACCGTGAAGACGACGGCTTTCGCCGCGCCCAGGAAGAAACGCCGGACAGCGAATTCTTCCAGTCGCTCGGCGACGCGCTCAAGCAACGCTTCACCGGCTGGCATGCGTTCATCCTGACGTCGGACCGCAAGCTGCCGGGCCAGTTGCGCCTGCGTGAATCGACCAAGACGCCGCTCTTTAACGGCGCGCTCGAATGCCGGCTGTTCCGCTTCGACCTGATCGCGGGCAGCGTGCGGCAGCGGCCGCAAACCGATACGCCGGCGGCTTGA
- a CDS encoding PqiC family protein, with the protein MMFARLPLPPRGFARGAALAGAVAGLVALAACSSPSSRFYTLGADSAAGAAAPVSGRTSAAPAWLIEVAPIDVPPQVSKNQLVVQTGPTQVKVLEEERWASLPGDEIRRALSTSLTQQLNTIDVYGTAHSDATPVYRVSMNVQRFESWPGSHALIDAVWSVRSVRSNAVMTCRSVVSEPVSGSYDALIDGHRRALQQISVQVASAVKAMAAAAPQAQGTKGASSASTKGTAVTVAVPACPSTNSAAGTGA; encoded by the coding sequence ATGATGTTTGCCCGGCTCCCTCTGCCGCCGCGCGGGTTCGCGCGCGGCGCCGCTCTTGCCGGCGCTGTGGCCGGACTGGTCGCGCTGGCGGCATGCTCGTCGCCGTCGAGCCGCTTCTACACCTTGGGAGCGGATAGCGCTGCCGGGGCCGCCGCGCCGGTCAGTGGCCGGACATCGGCTGCGCCAGCGTGGCTGATCGAAGTCGCGCCGATCGACGTGCCGCCGCAGGTGTCGAAGAATCAGCTGGTGGTGCAGACGGGACCGACCCAGGTCAAAGTGCTCGAAGAAGAGCGCTGGGCGTCGCTGCCCGGCGACGAGATCCGGCGCGCGTTGTCGACGAGTCTGACGCAGCAGCTCAATACGATCGACGTGTATGGCACCGCGCACTCCGATGCCACACCGGTGTACCGGGTCAGCATGAATGTGCAGCGCTTCGAGTCATGGCCCGGATCGCACGCGTTGATCGACGCGGTGTGGAGCGTTCGCTCGGTACGCAGCAACGCGGTGATGACCTGCCGCAGCGTGGTCAGCGAACCGGTGAGCGGCAGCTATGACGCGCTGATCGACGGGCATCGGCGGGCGCTGCAGCAGATTTCCGTGCAGGTGGCCTCCGCCGTTAAGGCCATGGCGGCCGCTGCTCCGCAAGCCCAAGGCACCAAGGGCGCATCTTCGGCGTCGACTAAAGGGACGGCCGTGACGGTGGCCGTGCCGGCCTGTCCTTCAACGAACAGCGCTGCGGGGACCGGCGCCTGA
- a CDS encoding cytochrome b, with product MALNPSFGNQESYTRTAIALHWLIALLIVCGFALGWVMTDIPGFTPTKLRYFSWHKWIGVTVFALAVLRILWRATHVAPVMPRRMPFWQRGAAHLVHLLLYLLMIAIPASGYLYSSAANVPVVYLGLIPLPRLIAPDPHLKELLKNLHIVLNYTLLVLVALHVAAALKHQWLDRDGLLSRMLPFLK from the coding sequence ATGGCACTCAATCCTTCATTCGGTAACCAGGAGTCGTACACGCGCACTGCCATTGCCTTGCATTGGCTGATCGCGCTGCTGATCGTGTGCGGCTTCGCGCTCGGCTGGGTGATGACCGATATCCCGGGCTTCACGCCCACCAAGCTGCGCTACTTCTCGTGGCACAAGTGGATCGGCGTGACGGTATTCGCGCTCGCCGTCCTGCGCATTCTGTGGCGCGCCACGCACGTGGCTCCCGTGATGCCGCGCCGCATGCCGTTCTGGCAGCGCGGCGCCGCGCATCTCGTGCATCTGCTGCTGTATCTGCTGATGATCGCGATTCCCGCTTCGGGCTACCTCTATAGTTCGGCGGCCAACGTGCCGGTGGTGTACCTCGGGCTGATTCCGCTGCCGCGCCTGATCGCGCCGGATCCGCACCTCAAGGAGCTCCTGAAGAATCTGCATATCGTGCTGAATTACACCCTGCTCGTGCTGGTCGCGCTGCATGTCGCGGCAGCGCTCAAGCATCAATGGCTGGATCGCGACGGCCTGCTTTCGCGCATGCTCCCTTTCCTCAAATAA
- a CDS encoding paraquat-inducible protein A, translating to MKYVTARRAGLVSCHACGRVEPRIRSVTAQHCSRCGAHLHSRNPDNLMRTWALLIAAALLYIPANLLPVMHTASLLGSEDDTIMSGVVYFWTSGDWPLAVIVFIASIMVPMLKLSVLVLLTVTAQRRSRWRPDQRITLYRMVERIGRWSMLDVFVVTLTVALVRFKSLAVITAGPGAIAFGSVVILTMLASMQFDPRLIWDNVEGSVEGSTQKPQDLKHD from the coding sequence ATGAAATACGTCACCGCGAGACGCGCGGGCCTCGTCAGCTGCCACGCGTGCGGACGCGTCGAGCCGCGCATTCGTTCCGTCACGGCGCAGCACTGTTCACGGTGCGGCGCGCACCTTCACTCGCGCAACCCCGACAACCTCATGCGCACGTGGGCGCTGCTGATCGCCGCCGCGCTGCTGTATATTCCCGCGAATCTGCTGCCCGTGATGCATACCGCATCGCTGCTCGGCTCCGAGGACGACACCATCATGAGCGGCGTCGTCTATTTCTGGACCTCGGGCGACTGGCCGCTCGCGGTGATCGTGTTTATCGCCAGCATCATGGTGCCGATGCTCAAGCTAAGCGTGCTGGTGCTGCTCACCGTGACGGCGCAGCGCCGTTCGCGCTGGCGGCCCGATCAGCGCATCACGCTCTACCGGATGGTCGAACGGATCGGACGCTGGTCGATGCTCGACGTGTTCGTCGTCACGCTGACCGTCGCGCTGGTGCGCTTCAAATCGCTAGCCGTCATTACAGCCGGCCCGGGGGCCATCGCCTTCGGCTCGGTCGTGATTCTGACCATGCTGGCCTCCATGCAGTTCGATCCACGGCTCATCTGGGATAACGTGGAAGGCAGCGTGGAAGGCAGTACCCAAAAACCTCAGGACCTCAAACATGACTAG
- a CDS encoding helix-turn-helix transcriptional regulator, with the protein MRRYHRGTVPVLFNTTPTMTRRADRLFQIAELLRGRRLTTAQQLADWLNISLRTVYRDVRDLQLSGVPIEGEAGIGYRLSRTASLPPLTFTADELAALAAGARMLESWGGAGFAGGARGALAKIASAMPADKRATLERLAVFAPSFHIKGDFSAQLDALHRAIDTRHVVSFAYVDVNGAATERRVWPLALAYWGARWTLGAWCELRSDFRNFGLEKIQNLQVLEPYPDQEGRRLADLLRHVNAKPK; encoded by the coding sequence ATGCGGCGCTATCATCGCGGGACTGTCCCTGTCCTCTTCAACACAACGCCCACGATGACGCGCCGTGCCGACCGCCTGTTCCAGATCGCCGAACTGCTGCGCGGACGGCGCCTGACCACCGCGCAGCAACTCGCCGACTGGCTCAATATTTCGCTGCGCACGGTCTATCGCGATGTGCGCGACCTGCAACTGTCAGGGGTGCCGATCGAAGGCGAAGCCGGCATCGGCTACCGGTTGAGCCGCACGGCGAGCTTGCCGCCGCTCACGTTCACCGCTGACGAACTGGCCGCGCTCGCCGCGGGCGCACGCATGCTCGAATCGTGGGGCGGCGCCGGCTTTGCGGGCGGCGCGCGCGGCGCGCTCGCCAAAATCGCCTCGGCCATGCCCGCCGACAAGCGCGCGACGCTGGAAAGGCTGGCGGTCTTCGCGCCGTCGTTTCACATCAAGGGGGATTTTTCCGCGCAACTCGACGCGCTGCATCGCGCGATCGACACACGGCATGTAGTGAGCTTCGCGTATGTCGACGTGAACGGCGCGGCGACCGAGCGCCGGGTCTGGCCGCTTGCGCTCGCCTATTGGGGCGCGCGCTGGACGCTTGGCGCATGGTGTGAATTGCGGAGCGACTTCCGCAATTTCGGACTGGAGAAGATCCAGAATCTTCAGGTGCTCGAACCGTATCCGGATCAGGAAGGCAGGCGGCTCGCAGACCTGTTGCGGCATGTGAATGCGAAGCCGAAGTGA
- a CDS encoding intermembrane transport protein PqiB, giving the protein MTSPQEPTPASDAPRNDSNGPKLPPQLPDPDIEPRSRWLPSLVWVIPLIAALIGIALVIKSVTAKGPTITISFVSAEGLEPGKTKVKYKDVDVGSVKTITLSKDLSHVLVQVQLTKEGEDFAVKDSRFWVVRPRVGASGVSGLTTLLSGAYIGADAGHSPDSEKDFVGLETPPPITGDQKGHQFVLHGDSLGSIDIGSPIFYRRVQVGQVVGFSLDKDGTGVTMQVFVSAPFDQYVGTNSRWWHASGVDLRLDSSGFKLNTQSLATVIVGGLSFQSPPGQGVGAQAPNNMTFRLGSDEADAMREPDGVPLRVVMNFNQSLRGLSIGAPVDFRGIVLGQVTNIGIDYDPKTRSFTMPVTMNLYPDRLGRRFRETAPAPGSLAGQTMLQQLVKHGLRGQLRTGNLITSQLYVAVDIFPKAPPATVDVASDPLELPTIPNTLDELQLQVADIAKKLDKVPFDQIGNNLNSALKNADQLFTRLDKEVVPQARDTLAAAKQTFGSAQATLQQDSPLQSDVHQALQELTRTLQSLNALSDYLERHPESLLRGKTGDKP; this is encoded by the coding sequence ATGACTAGCCCGCAAGAACCGACGCCCGCCTCCGATGCGCCGCGCAACGATTCGAACGGACCGAAGCTGCCGCCCCAACTCCCAGACCCTGACATCGAACCGCGCAGCCGCTGGCTGCCTTCGCTCGTCTGGGTGATTCCGCTGATCGCCGCGTTGATCGGCATCGCGCTCGTGATCAAATCGGTCACCGCGAAAGGCCCGACCATCACGATCAGCTTCGTCAGCGCCGAGGGCCTCGAACCCGGCAAGACCAAAGTGAAGTACAAGGACGTCGACGTCGGCTCCGTGAAGACCATCACGCTGTCGAAAGATCTGTCGCACGTGCTGGTGCAGGTGCAATTGACCAAGGAAGGCGAAGACTTCGCGGTCAAGGATTCGCGTTTCTGGGTCGTGCGGCCGCGCGTCGGCGCAAGCGGCGTCTCGGGTCTCACCACGCTGCTCTCGGGCGCGTACATCGGCGCGGACGCCGGGCACTCGCCGGATAGCGAGAAGGACTTCGTCGGTCTCGAAACGCCGCCGCCGATCACCGGCGACCAGAAGGGCCACCAGTTCGTCCTGCACGGCGACTCGCTCGGCTCGATCGACATCGGCTCGCCGATCTTCTACCGGCGCGTGCAGGTCGGCCAGGTGGTCGGCTTCTCGCTCGACAAGGACGGCACCGGCGTCACCATGCAGGTGTTCGTCTCGGCGCCGTTCGACCAGTACGTCGGCACCAATTCGCGCTGGTGGCACGCGAGCGGCGTCGATCTGCGGCTCGATTCGAGCGGCTTCAAGCTGAACACGCAGTCGCTCGCGACGGTGATCGTGGGCGGCCTGTCGTTCCAGTCGCCGCCCGGTCAGGGCGTGGGCGCGCAGGCGCCGAACAACATGACCTTCCGCCTCGGCTCGGATGAAGCGGATGCGATGCGCGAGCCGGACGGCGTGCCGCTGCGCGTGGTGATGAACTTCAACCAGTCGCTGCGCGGCCTGTCGATCGGCGCACCGGTCGATTTCCGCGGCATCGTGCTGGGCCAGGTGACCAACATCGGCATCGACTACGATCCGAAGACGCGCAGCTTCACCATGCCGGTGACGATGAACCTCTATCCGGACCGCCTCGGCAGGCGCTTCCGCGAAACCGCGCCGGCACCGGGCAGCCTCGCGGGCCAAACCATGCTGCAGCAACTCGTCAAACACGGTTTGCGCGGCCAGTTGCGCACCGGCAATCTGATTACGAGCCAGTTGTACGTGGCGGTGGACATCTTCCCGAAGGCGCCGCCGGCAACCGTCGACGTGGCGAGCGACCCGCTCGAATTGCCGACCATTCCGAACACGCTCGACGAGTTGCAGCTGCAGGTGGCCGACATTGCGAAGAAGCTCGACAAGGTGCCGTTCGACCAGATCGGCAACAACCTGAACAGCGCGCTGAAGAACGCCGACCAGCTCTTCACGCGGCTCGACAAGGAAGTGGTGCCGCAGGCTCGCGACACGCTCGCGGCGGCGAAGCAGACCTTCGGTTCGGCCCAGGCCACGTTGCAGCAGGATTCGCCGTTGCAGTCCGATGTTCACCAGGCGTTGCAGGAATTGACGCGCACGTTGCAGTCGCTGAATGCGCTGTCGGATTATCTGGAGCGTCATCCCGAATCGCTGCTGCGCGGTAAAACAGGAGATAAACCATGA
- a CDS encoding paraquat-inducible protein A codes for MEHDNLIACHECDTLFRKPRLVGRTVARCPRCGATLYRGVSRKLDAISAMTLGALITFLIAQGFPIVELETNGITSKTTLFGALIALWDEDMQIVAVMVFCSTILFPLTELVALLYVLIPLRAGYVPHAFNRVLRAIQFVRPWGMIEVFMLGILITIVKMVSLARVIPEAALFAFGVLTLMLAVVVTFDPRILWDLADELGARDQRPLPRTSADSAAAAVNSVAGPPEVRGAEPSALPPGVPPAPPVPRRG; via the coding sequence ATGGAACATGACAACCTGATCGCGTGCCATGAATGCGATACGCTGTTCCGCAAACCGCGGCTGGTCGGGCGCACGGTCGCGCGTTGTCCGCGCTGCGGAGCAACGCTCTACCGCGGCGTATCCCGCAAGCTCGACGCCATCAGCGCCATGACGCTGGGCGCGCTGATCACCTTCCTGATCGCGCAGGGCTTCCCGATCGTCGAACTCGAAACCAACGGCATTACCTCGAAGACCACGCTGTTCGGCGCGCTCATCGCGCTGTGGGACGAGGACATGCAGATCGTCGCGGTCATGGTGTTCTGCTCGACCATCCTGTTCCCGCTGACCGAACTCGTCGCGCTGCTCTACGTGCTGATTCCGCTGCGCGCCGGCTATGTGCCGCATGCATTCAACCGGGTGCTGCGCGCCATTCAATTCGTGCGCCCGTGGGGCATGATCGAAGTCTTCATGCTCGGCATCCTGATCACGATCGTGAAGATGGTGAGCCTCGCGCGCGTGATCCCCGAAGCGGCGTTGTTCGCCTTCGGCGTGCTCACGCTGATGCTCGCCGTGGTGGTCACATTCGATCCGCGCATTCTCTGGGACCTCGCCGACGAACTGGGCGCACGCGACCAACGGCCGCTGCCGCGCACTTCCGCCGACAGTGCGGCGGCCGCCGTCAATTCGGTCGCCGGTCCGCCCGAGGTGCGTGGCGCGGAGCCGTCCGCCTTGCCGCCCGGGGTGCCGCCGGCGCCGCCGGTGCCACGTCGGGGATGA
- a CDS encoding VOC family protein yields the protein MSAASKVVAWFEIPSVDFDRAVRFYETALDVKLNVQDIGGQPIAVFAYEEPATGGAIVHSPSTTPTGDGVLVYLNAQPTVDATLARIEKAGGKTDGPVIKLPQDIGYIAFFTDTEGNRLGLHSRTNA from the coding sequence ATGTCCGCAGCATCCAAAGTTGTTGCCTGGTTCGAGATTCCGTCCGTCGATTTCGATCGCGCCGTGCGTTTCTACGAAACCGCGCTCGACGTCAAACTGAACGTGCAGGACATCGGCGGCCAGCCGATCGCCGTGTTCGCCTACGAAGAACCGGCCACCGGCGGCGCGATCGTCCACAGCCCGTCGACGACGCCGACCGGCGACGGCGTGCTGGTCTACCTGAACGCGCAACCGACGGTGGACGCCACCCTCGCGCGCATCGAGAAAGCCGGCGGCAAAACCGACGGCCCGGTGATCAAGCTGCCGCAGGATATCGGCTATATCGCGTTCTTTACCGATACCGAAGGCAATCGCCTCGGCCTGCACTCGCGGACCAACGCTTAA
- a CDS encoding site-specific recombinase has protein sequence MFDSFKRFIRKWRASRDGSHQLDALLAIADRGAPYPERSEWLIELAHWIRRGRAVPSGTTAEDAARHAAAPHTRIRYLLHVLDRNPVWKANVAGMLRALLRESDGLSLLCDAGMPVHSGFFGALFERLEAALIPPAPNRRDLTAIVTLMFSSQRDAEWIAALPTDLLVRIRALFDYAAEEDEPRDATPFSLDLLAALHNLTCQISSTGLSQTVRSRLGGADPDDGGFAHTHRWRDGHDTPEASDMRVAMEKQPFYRLTRAMLAVEAAHQAFVAGAAQDPLLREVNYLRLLLDECRAATDNVFAHLYRNGVSVDIVFQVERMRMRIVRAEHLLNAWMAHDDLHAGARLTAELVNANHASQSVAHLVRSNFSLLARKVVEYSADTGEHYIARDRAEYLKMLRMAAGGGLVTVVTVCVKFAITGAHFQAMFEGLLAGINYAASFLLMHFLHFSLATKQPAMTAPTLARELDGVGTPAGVDSFVSSVTALMRTQAAAVLGNVLLVFPVSLGVQLLWHALFHADIITPAKAHATLHSFSLWGPTPFYAALTGVLLWSSSLLAGWADNWFVLHRVADALAYNRRLRLTLGAAGANRIARFCRANVAGVVGNITLGLMLGLVPAILTAFAFSFEVRHVTLSAGSIGVALGVLGQDALKLPELWWAVAGVGSMAILNVAVSFALAFYMAVKSRDLRRNAVRSLRGAIWQRMFRHPLELVWPAKAARATR, from the coding sequence GTGTTCGATTCGTTCAAACGATTTATCAGGAAATGGCGTGCCTCGCGCGACGGCAGTCACCAGCTCGATGCGCTGCTGGCGATCGCCGACCGTGGCGCCCCTTATCCAGAGCGTAGCGAGTGGCTGATCGAACTTGCCCACTGGATTCGCCGGGGCCGCGCGGTCCCATCCGGCACCACCGCTGAAGACGCCGCTCGCCACGCGGCCGCGCCGCATACGCGAATCCGCTATCTCCTCCATGTGCTGGATCGCAACCCCGTCTGGAAGGCCAACGTCGCCGGTATGCTGCGTGCGCTGCTGCGCGAGAGCGACGGCCTCTCGCTGCTGTGCGACGCCGGCATGCCCGTGCATTCGGGCTTCTTCGGTGCGTTGTTCGAACGGCTCGAAGCCGCGTTGATCCCGCCCGCGCCGAACCGGCGCGACCTCACCGCGATCGTCACGCTCATGTTCAGCTCGCAGCGGGACGCCGAATGGATCGCCGCGCTTCCCACCGACCTGCTGGTCCGCATCCGCGCGCTGTTCGACTACGCGGCGGAGGAAGACGAACCACGCGACGCCACGCCGTTTTCGCTCGACCTGCTGGCCGCACTGCATAACCTGACCTGCCAGATCAGCTCGACCGGTCTGTCGCAAACCGTGCGCAGCCGCCTGGGCGGAGCCGATCCGGACGACGGCGGCTTCGCTCACACGCACCGCTGGCGCGACGGCCACGACACGCCCGAAGCCAGCGACATGCGCGTCGCGATGGAAAAGCAACCGTTCTACCGGCTCACCCGCGCGATGCTCGCCGTCGAAGCCGCGCATCAGGCGTTCGTGGCGGGCGCCGCCCAAGACCCGCTGCTGCGCGAGGTCAACTATCTGCGGCTACTGCTCGACGAATGCCGCGCCGCGACCGATAACGTCTTCGCGCATCTCTATCGCAACGGCGTGAGCGTCGACATCGTGTTTCAGGTCGAACGGATGCGCATGCGGATCGTGCGCGCCGAGCATCTGCTGAATGCCTGGATGGCGCACGACGATCTGCACGCCGGCGCGCGTCTCACCGCCGAACTCGTCAACGCGAATCATGCGAGCCAGAGCGTCGCGCACTTGGTGCGCAGCAACTTTTCGCTGCTGGCGCGCAAGGTTGTCGAATACAGCGCCGATACGGGTGAGCATTACATTGCCCGGGATCGCGCCGAATATCTGAAGATGCTGCGCATGGCGGCGGGCGGCGGCCTCGTCACCGTCGTCACGGTGTGCGTGAAATTCGCCATAACCGGCGCGCATTTTCAAGCGATGTTCGAAGGCCTGCTGGCCGGTATCAACTATGCGGCGAGCTTTCTGCTGATGCACTTCCTGCACTTCTCGCTCGCCACCAAGCAGCCGGCCATGACCGCGCCGACGCTTGCGCGGGAACTCGACGGTGTCGGCACGCCGGCGGGGGTCGACAGCTTCGTCAGTTCGGTGACCGCGCTGATGCGCACGCAGGCCGCCGCGGTGCTCGGCAACGTGCTGCTGGTGTTCCCCGTGAGCCTCGGCGTGCAATTGCTATGGCACGCGCTGTTTCACGCCGACATCATCACGCCGGCGAAGGCGCACGCCACGCTGCATTCCTTCTCGCTCTGGGGGCCCACGCCGTTCTATGCCGCGTTGACCGGCGTGCTGCTGTGGTCGTCCAGCCTGCTCGCGGGTTGGGCGGACAACTGGTTCGTGCTGCATCGCGTCGCCGACGCCCTCGCCTATAACCGCCGTCTGCGCCTGACGCTCGGCGCGGCCGGCGCCAACCGCATCGCGCGATTTTGCCGCGCGAATGTGGCAGGGGTGGTCGGCAATATCACGCTCGGCCTGATGCTCGGCTTGGTGCCGGCGATTCTCACCGCATTCGCGTTCTCTTTCGAAGTGCGGCACGTCACGCTCAGCGCCGGCTCGATCGGCGTCGCGCTCGGCGTGCTCGGCCAGGACGCGTTGAAGCTGCCGGAGTTGTGGTGGGCCGTGGCGGGCGTCGGCAGCATGGCGATACTCAACGTGGCCGTGAGCTTTGCGCTCGCCTTCTACATGGCGGTGAAGTCGCGCGACTTGCGGCGCAACGCGGTGCGTTCGCTGCGCGGCGCGATCTGGCAACGGATGTTCCGGCATCCGCTGGAGCTGGTCTGGCCGGCCAAAGCGGCACGCGCGACCAGGTAG
- a CDS encoding NAD(P)(+) transhydrogenase (Re/Si-specific) subunit beta: MSLNVVTLLYLVASVCFIQALKGLSNPKTARIGNTFGMAGMAIAILTTIALIVKQANGLGSNLGLGLGLLLVALVIGGAVGAFVAARVEMTKMPELVAAMHSLIGLAAVCIAYAVVSEPSAFGLVDPENTAPGFLPYGNRVELFIGTFVGAITFSGSVIAFGKLSGKYKFRLFQGAPVVYAGQHLINLLLALAMLGFGVIFFLTQSWLPFIIMTLIAFVLGVLIIIPIGGADMPVVVSMLNSYSGWAAAGIGFSLNNPMLIIAGSLVGSSGAILSYIMCRAMNRSFFNVILGGFGNEPGAAAAGGSAEQRPVKSGSADDAAFMLGNAETVVIVPGYGLAVARAQHALKELTDKLVEKGIEVKYAIHPVAGRMPGHMNVLLAEAEVAYDMVYEMDDINGEFGQVDVVLVLGANDVVNPAAKNDPKSPIAGMPIIEAYKARTVIVNKRSMAAGYAGLDNDLFYMDKTMMVFGDAKKVIEDMVKAVE; this comes from the coding sequence ATGAGTCTGAACGTCGTCACGCTGCTTTACCTGGTCGCTTCGGTCTGCTTCATTCAGGCGCTCAAGGGGTTGTCCAATCCGAAGACCGCGCGCATCGGCAATACCTTCGGCATGGCCGGGATGGCGATCGCGATCCTCACCACCATCGCGCTGATCGTCAAGCAGGCTAACGGGCTCGGCTCGAATCTCGGTCTGGGTCTCGGTCTGCTGCTGGTCGCGCTGGTGATCGGCGGCGCGGTCGGCGCGTTCGTCGCCGCGCGCGTCGAGATGACCAAGATGCCGGAACTGGTCGCGGCCATGCACTCGCTGATCGGTCTGGCCGCCGTGTGTATCGCGTATGCGGTGGTCTCGGAGCCGTCCGCGTTCGGTCTGGTCGATCCGGAGAACACCGCGCCGGGCTTCCTGCCGTATGGCAATCGCGTCGAGCTGTTCATCGGCACGTTCGTCGGCGCGATCACGTTCTCCGGTTCGGTGATCGCGTTCGGCAAGCTGTCGGGCAAGTACAAGTTCCGGCTGTTCCAGGGCGCGCCGGTCGTGTACGCCGGGCAGCATCTGATCAACCTGCTGCTCGCGCTCGCGATGCTCGGCTTCGGCGTGATCTTCTTTCTCACGCAATCGTGGCTGCCGTTCATCATCATGACGCTGATCGCGTTCGTGCTCGGCGTGCTGATCATCATCCCGATCGGCGGCGCGGACATGCCGGTGGTGGTGTCGATGCTGAACTCGTATTCGGGCTGGGCGGCGGCGGGCATCGGCTTCTCGCTGAACAATCCGATGCTGATTATCGCGGGCTCGCTGGTCGGCTCGTCCGGCGCGATTCTGTCGTACATCATGTGCCGGGCGATGAACCGTTCGTTCTTCAACGTGATTCTCGGCGGCTTCGGTAACGAGCCGGGCGCGGCGGCGGCGGGCGGCTCGGCCGAGCAGCGTCCGGTCAAATCCGGTTCGGCCGACGACGCGGCCTTCATGCTCGGCAATGCCGAAACCGTGGTGATCGTGCCGGGTTACGGGCTGGCCGTGGCGCGCGCGCAGCATGCGCTGAAGGAGCTGACCGACAAGCTGGTGGAGAAGGGCATCGAGGTTAAGTACGCGATTCACCCGGTGGCCGGCCGGATGCCGGGCCACATGAACGTGCTGCTCGCCGAAGCCGAAGTTGCCTACGACATGGTCTACGAAATGGACGACATCAACGGCGAATTCGGGCAGGTCGACGTGGTGCTGGTGCTCGGCGCGAACGACGTGGTGAATCCGGCCGCGAAGAACGATCCGAAGTCGCCGATCGCGGGCATGCCGATCATCGAGGCATATAAAGCGCGCACGGTGATCGTCAACAAGCGTTCGATGGCGGCGGGCTATGCCGGGCTCGACAACGACCTGTTCTACATGGACAAGACGATGATGGTGTTCGGCGACGCGAAGAAGGTGATCGAAGACATGGTGAAGGCGGTCGAGTAA